The DNA segment TGGAAGGCTTTCTTCACTTAAAGAGTGCAAGAAAATAATACTTGGTATAAACGCTAAATTAATAAAAAAATTAGGCGCACTCACAACTGATCTTATCTTTTTTGGATTTAAAAAGGAATTAGAAAAAATATTAATCTTACATGATATACCAATTATAGCTAAAAATAAAGAAGAACTTTATAATGAAATTTTCAATTATTTATCAAGTTGGGGGATTAATGTATCTTCTATTCCTGCAGAAATTACGAACGTACCAAATAAGGTAAATACAGACTCAAAAATCCTAGATATAGATTATGCGTTATTCTCCTCTCAACTTTCTAGTAACTTCACTTGATACCTCCTTAGAAAGCCTTTTAGTCTGTTCTGTAGAGCTTATCCTTTTAGTAGTTTCAAGATCAGCTGATAATCTTTTAGTAGTTTCAATGATTTCCAGCCTTCTAGTCTGTTGTGCCAATTCTTCCATTTTCTTTAATGTTCTAGTTGCCTCCACCAAATTTCCTGCATTAACGTCCTCTGCATATTTCTGTAATGTTGAATAATATTCATATTCCATTATAACATCTTTATTTATGCCAGAAACGAATGTTTGTTGATCTTGTGCAGGTTTTAAAGTTATTATATGCATTAAGGCATCTTGAGCATTTTTTGCAGGATCTTCATAATTAACCTTAATAGTCATGAAATTTCCAGAGTATTTTGGAGGTATTATTGTCTCTCCTAGTATCTTAATTACTCCTTCAGCTGCATTTATTTTAACAGGTAACGAAGGATAATTTAACAGCTTAACGGAGGATTCTGTAACTATATCGACTACTATATTTTTGCCTGCTATTTTTGTTTTTGCGGCTTTAGGCAATTTTTCTGGAATTTCTGATGCCTCCTCTATATGATAGAACACTGAACCAGTTCTATCACTTAAAATTTTTAAAAGTTCTTCATTATAATCATCACCTATACCAAATGAAATTATTTGAACATTTTTCGGGATATTCATTTTCTCATATGCTTTTAAATCAGTAACATCAGTAGGATTACCATCAGTAAGTAAAAGAATATAAGCAGGCATATTATATTTAACAGCTATTTTAAATGCTATTAATAGAGCAGTAAATAATGAAGTCTGACCTCCAGAAGTAATTTGCTGAACTTCACTAGTAAGGTCTAGTGGATCTGAAAATTCTTTTACAATATCGACATTAGTAGCAAATTTTATGAATGTGACTTTATTTCCTTGTGGTATTTTTTTAAATAGCTCAATTGCTCCATTTTTAGCTTTCTCTATTTTTAAGCCTTCCATAGATCCGCTAGCATCAAGTAATATTATATAATGAAATCCTGTAGCAATAGATATTTTTTCAGGTACTAAAAGTATTTTGAATATCATTCTCACTTCATTTTCAAAAGAGTATTTATGGCTAACATCTACTCTCAAAGATAGCGTCATTTTATTCCACCTACAATGGTACTTTACACAATTTTCCCCTATTAAATACTAGGGCTCCTGCACCAAGACCGTGATATCTACTGGAAAATACTGTAATTACTCTGTTATCCATCTCGAATCTAATTCCATCAACAGCTTCATGTCCTCTTATTATTCCTTTTAAGTTATTTCTTTCAAGAAATTTTAAGGTAACATCTTTTCCATAAAAATACGTTCCTTCTCCTCTAATATTAGGTACAAAGCCTTCTAGTTCTTCCCTAGGATCATTCCATAACATTTCGAAAGCTATCTCATCATCTGGATTAACGTCCGGTCTTCTTAAGGAATTTATTTGTTTTATATCTTCTAAATTCCTCGCTATTCCCCCGTGTACACAGAAATATCCATTTATGGTAGCAGCATAGGGCATAACGGAGAACATATTAACAAAATCTTCGTAATAATCTCCCATTTTTTCCAATACCTCTTCTTTAAAGCCATAAAATTCGTTAGTTAGCGGGCTCTCATGGTTTCCTCTTAATACTATCACTTTTTTTGGATTTTCTAACATTTTTCTTAAAATTAATTTTAAATTCTCTATTCCTTGTGAACCTCTATCTACGTAATCCCCTAAAAATATAAGTACATCAACTTTATCATATAATTCTCTAAAAACTTTTTCTGTTACATCTAAAGCTCCGTGAGTGTCTCCGATAAATGCTACGCTATCTTTTTCTGGCAATTCAAGTAAAAGAGGATTACTCATGAAAAAATCATGAGCCTCATTAATTAATTTCAGTACTTCATGTATCACACTTTCGCTCCAGGTCATTATTCAATCACAATTTTTAACATAGTATTGCTACCTAGTTTTATTATACTTCCTGGACGAATTTCTTGCTTACCTTTTATTGGCTGGAATATTTTACCATCATATATATAAGTTCCATTAGTACTATTTAAATCTTCAATATATAATTTATCTTTTTCTAGAGAAATAATTGCATGCCTCCTAGAAATTTCTGGATCAGGTATTACTATAACATTCTCCGGACTTCTTCCTATTGATATACTTTCAAATACATCAAAATCTAAAGGTAGTTTACTTTTATTCAATGCAGAAACTGGAGTAGCAATAAAGATTATATAATATTTTCCTGTAGATGCCTGAGTTTGCAAGACCTGTTGAGCATTTTGAACTGATTGTAAAGACTGAGAAGCGGTGGCTTGTGTAGCTTGTAAAGTTCCTTGCTGGCTAGACTGATTTTGGTCATTATTGGCTTGGGCTGATTGAGACTCTAAAATAGTTGGCTGTTGAATAGATTGCTCTTTAGGAGCTTGAGTTGTTTGGTTAGCAGACTGAGAAGATTGTTCAGTAACTTGTTGTGGAACAGTTAGTTGTTGAATGTTATCTGGCTTCTTCGTGCCACACTGAATGCAAAAAAGTGCATCGTCAAGATTTTCATATCCACAAACTGGACATTTCCATGTCATACTTAATTACTTATACAAAAACATTAATAAACTCTCTTGCGTATATTATGGGGGTTTTTAAAACTTGACTATCTCATTAAAAATCAAAACTTCTCATAAATATGTTAGTAGAAATGACAGAAACGAAGTTGGAATATTAATTTATATTGTACCAGAAAAATACTCTGTAAATGCAAATATTAGATATATTATTGCAGTTGACAATAGTCCATCTATGAAGGATCATAATAAATTTGAGACAGCAGTTAATTCTGCCCAAACTTTACTTTCTCATATACCTTCAGCTAATAACGTAATTATAATTTTATTTTCTAATCATCCAGAGATTATATATAATGGTCCTGGAGGAAATCAAGTCTCTATACCAAGGAAATTTGGAGGAACCACTAGATTACATGAAGCAATAAGAAAAATCCTTGAGATAGCTAGTGACGGAATACCAACTAAAGCTATACTTCTGACTGATGGAAAGCCTACCGATAAAACTAATGTAAGTGACTATGAAGCGTTACAAATACCTACTAATTTAACGTTTATATCTATAGGAATTGGTAAAGATTATAACGAAGTAATACTTAAGAGGCTATCTGACAAGTCTGCTGGAGTTTTTTACCATATAGAAGATGTTTCACAGATGCCTAATGTCTTAGAGGAGCAGAGGACAACTTCTACATATGCTCTAAATTTAACTCTTGATCTTCCTCAAGGATTCTATCCATTTAATTACGAGTTACCAATATTTATACCTATAGTTGATAAACTAATAGCTATTTATGGTACAATGATAATAGACCCAGGAAATTTACCAGTTAATTTGACTTTTACAGCTAATTACACTGATCCTGTAGATTCTCAATATAAAGTAATATCAAGTACAATTACTTTAGAAAGAGCAGAAGATGATATCGTTAGATCAACAATAAATTCGGATGTTCTAGCAGAAATTAAGTATTACAGACTATTAAAAGAATACGGAGATATGCTTGCTAAAGGCAAAGATACTACTAGAATAATGGCCGAATTAATGCAAACTGCTAAAGAAACTGGAAACCAAGCACTAATAGAAGAAACGCAGAAGCTTACAGGATATGCTAAGGCTGATTTATCTGAAGTGACAAAGAAAATGAGATCATGAGCTTGGCTCTAAATCTATCATTATTTCTGAAAAAAAGAGGAATAGATGAGATTTATATTAATAAAGTAAAGAGAAGGGGAAATTCGTATCTCCAAGATATTGCAGTAAATATTCTTTTAAAGGGGTTAAAACTAAGAGAAACTGAGAAATTAGGAAAGCTTAAGGCAGAAGAAAATAATATTAAAATATTTTCTGGCAAAGGTTATGAAAAGGTTAATTATGAGATATCTAAAGATGCTAAAGAAGACATACAAATAGATTTCCCTAAATTTCCGATTTTTATTATAGATTTATCTTTATGGAATAGACACTCTGAAGAAGAAAAAAATAAGCTACTGACACAGCTTGCATGTGCAGTAACCTCTATAAGAAAATATTTATGGGATTATAACTTATCAATAAACAATTTTCCACAAGGTTTTTCACTTCCGTTTTTAAATAAAGTAAGATTTAACGTGATGCCAGAAGGTAAAACAATAATACTTAATCCTTATGGAGAAATAGATGCAACTGAAGAATTAATTAGAAATACTCAAACGTTCATAATTGGTGGTATAGTAGATAGGTCTGGATGGAAATATGCCACATATGAAATGGCAAAAATTGCAAAATATGATTTTCCTCATGTTAAAATAACATTAAGAGGATCTACAGTAGGAGTTCCTGATAGAATAAATAAAATTATAGAAATTATACTCCGTGTGTATTATGGAGAAAAATTGGAAAACGCAATATTAGATTTGCAATCGAATGCCGATAAATTTAACCGTTTACTTGTTGAGAAACAAAAAGGGAATTTAAAAGAAGCTATAAAATGGTTAAAACCTAGCGAAAAGATACTTAGAAGATTAGGAATTCAATCAAATTCTGCTTGAATTTTCTTCTTTCCTTCCAATAATTTTCTAGGAAACGGTATATTATTAACTTCCTCTAGCTTTATTCCAGCTTTTCTTAACTCTTCTACAGCATTTCTTAAATCGTCCTCGTGAACTGCAAATTTAACTTGGCTTACTATTTTATTTAAAGTAGAATCATTACTCCTAAATCTTTCTGCACTAATTACCTTCCAGTTATTACCATCTTTATATATAAGAACAACATCTTGAAAGTATCCTTTTACTACGTGAGAAATACCTGCTATATAGTAATTACCAAACTTATACACAGACATAGAAGTAAACTTAATTTTCGAGTATTTAGGAATTATGTTTCATGATAGATCATGTAATAAAAGCCATTGCATTAAGCTTAGATAACGGAGAAAAAGTTTACGTTGGATTAAATTCTATTCCAGCAATATTAGGTGCATTTATGGCAAGAGATTTTTACGGCAAGACGATAAGAATATTAGGCGTAGCCGAGGCAGACAATCCATCAGAAATAAAAATAACTCCTTCCACTGGCAATCCGTTTTATGTTAATGATACTCCAGTCTTACCTACATTCGAGTCATTTGATTTAGCTCAAAAAGGAAAATTGGACGTAATGTTTCTAGGTCCCGCCCAAATAGATGAGGAAACTAATGTTAACTTATCTGTAATAGGAGAATATTCTAAACCTAAAGTTAGATTACCAGGAGGAGCTGCAACAGCTTACATATTACCGCTCGTTAAAAAGGCTATACTATGGAATTTAAAACATAGTAAATCTACTTTAGTAAAGAAAGTAGATTTTGCTACTGGCAGCGCTAAGTTTTCTAAGAATAGAGTTATTGTAGTTACAAATCTTGGCGTTTTAGAATACTCTAGAGAAGATAAAAAATGGTATGTAAAATACGTGTACCCATGGAGTAATTTTACAAAAATTGCCGAAAATACTGCTTTTCAAGTTTATAATGCAATCCAAGGAGTTATAGACGTTAACGAGGAAGAAAAGAACTTTATTACAAAGTTAGATCCAGACGATCTTAGGTCATCCCTAGAATATTGAGTATTTTCTCGTAATCTGCATCATATAAAGGAAACATGCTAGTAGGTTCTGCGCCTCTTGGCATATGTACTACTGCAGTTACATGTTCAGCGTAAATATTAGGCCTTTTCTTATAGAAATAGCTCTTATCTACGAGTTCTTCTGCAGTTATTATTACTTTTTTAGAAGCTCTAGCCTTATATTCATCCTCATATACTGGACCTTCAATTTCTGCATTACCTTCTGGATCTGCCTTATTTACGTGTATTATTGCAACGTCTGGCGTTATTGCTTTTACTAGAACTATTTTTTCTCCAGAAAACGGATCATCAACAATTTTCCATGTGCCTTCTTTTTCATGAAGTTTGATTAAATCTGAGCCAATTATTCCTTTAACTGGCATAAACGGAACGCCAAAAGCTCCAGCTCTTATTCCAGCAATAAAAGCCCCACAAGTGTCCTCTAAAATTTCTATTTCTCCACTTTCTGCTTTCCTTCTAAAGCTAGGTAACATTCCAAACCATTCTAAAGTTGCCATGGCTATCCTAACTTTCTTTAATACGTTATTTTGTAAAAGAACTTCTAAACCTAATCCAGGTTCTCTATCTATAAAATTTAGATTTCTTATGCCAGATTTTATTAACTCAAAAATAAACCCCATAGGGTTCCTATGAATCGACATTCCGCTAATTGTTATTGTATCGCCTTCTCTTATCAAATCAAGCGCTGATTTTATATCAGTTACCTTATTTTCCAATCTTTTCACCCAATCTTTTTCTTAAATCTTCTATAGCTTCTCTTTCTTCTAGAGTCGATAAGTCCCCTAATTCCTCATTGTTAATTAGAGCTCTTAAAACTCTTCTCATAATTTTACCAGTCCTTGTCTTAGGTAATTTATCAACAAATATAATATCATCAATTACAGCTATACCTCCATAATTTTTCTTAATTTCACTCATTATTTTATTCTTAAGCTCTTCTGAAGGTAAGAAGCCGTGCTTTAATGAAGCGAAGACTACTAATACATTTCCTTTAATTTCGTCTTTTTTACCTACTACTGCGGCATCTGCAATTTCTTCATTTGAGAGAACAATATTTTCGATTTCCGCAGGACTTATTCTATGCCCTGCAACTTTTATTACGTCGTCTATCCTTCCTAGAATATACAGATATCCCTCCTCGTCCATATAACCATAATCGCCAGTTAAATATACGCCGAATTTCTCATAGTATTTCCTATATCTTTCATCGTCATGCCATAAGGAACTCATAAATGCTGGAGCAGAAGATTTTATTACAATATTTCCTTTAGTATTAGGAGGTAATTCTCTTCCATTATCATCATAAATAGCTATATTTATTCCAGGTAAAGGATATCCTACTGATCCCTTCTTGTAATATATTCCGCCAATATAAAATCCTCCGGGAGAAGTTATGAAACCACTATTTTCTGTCTGTCCCCACGTCTCTATAACATAAACTTTATTTGAAGTTATTTCTACTAGCCATTTCCAAGCTTCTTCTCCAAGTATTTCGCCTGCACTAGCTATCATTCTTAGTGAGGAAATATCGTGATCTATTTTACTACCATATTTCATGAGTAATCTTATTGCAGTTGGCGCAGTCCAAATATCAGTAACTTTGTACTCTTCTACTAGTCTCCACCACACTTGAGGATCTGGATAATCTGGAACTCCCTCATACCATAGTAATGTGCCATTATTAAGTAATGTTCCATAAGTGCTATATGAGTGACCGTTAATCCAGCCGATATCTGAAGTTGAAAAGAAAGTTGAAGTATCGTCAAAATTTAATAGCCATTTAACGTGATAATAAGCCCAAACAGTATATGGACCCACAGAATGTACTACACCTTTTGGTTTGCCAGTAGTTCCAGAAGTAAATAATATAAAGAGAGGATCTTGAGAGTCCATGGGGACAGCATCAACTTTCTTTGCATCTAATAGGTCATAAAAGCTGTGACCAACTACCTTACCACCTCTAGGCACTGTAATTTTAATTAAGCTAAGGTCTTTAGTAGCATTTTCAACAACATCTAGGTAAGAAATTTCCTTACCTCTTCTATATCCTACGTCCGCAGTGATAATTGCCTTAGAACCAGCTATTTCTATTCTTTCTCTTAATGCCTTCTCTCCAAAACCCGCAAAGACAACGTTATGTATAACTCCTATTCTTGCACAGGCTAACATTGCTACCATTGCCTCTGGAATCATGGGCATGTAGATAGTGACTACATCACCTTTCTTTAAACCAAGTTGAGTTAGTGCGCCGGCAAATGAGGACACTAAATTATAGAGTTGTTTATAACTTAAAGATATATTTTCTCCATTTTCGCTTTCCCAATATAACGCAATTTTGTTACTGTTTTTTCTTATATCTAGAATATTATATGTTATATTAATTTTACCCCCTTTAAACCAATAATAATACGGATGATGAGATTCAATTACTTTCTCATAAAGTTTATACCAAAATAGCTCTCTGGCTACCGCATCCCAAAATTTTTCTGGATACATTAAAGAATATTCATGAATTTCTCTCATCCTACTATAAATCGGATTCATAAAATTGTTCTTCCCTGACTAAAAATAAGCCTTACCGTCTTTTCTTTATTACATCTATTATCCAAAATCCATCTTTCCAACTTATTTTCTCTACATCGAATTTTATTATAAACTTCATTATATCATCTACACTCAAACCTCCGTGTAATTTATCCTTAATTATAATTCTGACTTTACCTCCAAGTTTGGTAATTCTATGAAGTTCTCTCATAATATCATAATCTAAAACTTCGTAAACTATTGAATAATTTATACTACAATTGCGGATTGGAAAAGGAAAGAAGAATGTTACAAAGTCATCAAATACTTTAGCAGAAGAAATAGCAATGTTGCCCAGAGTTAGTTCAGCCTTAAAATTTTCAAAATTAATCTTTTTAGCGATATTAGAACCATCTATTATTATGCCGTAAACTTGTCTAAGAAAATTTATCTCTCCATCTAAAAAATTTTTACCTATTAAAATATCTAAATCCATAAAATTTGATAACCGACCGTAAGCTAAGCTAATTTCTTCTTCTTTTCCATTAATAACAACAAGATTTTCTGCGTTCCATAATGCTGTCACATTGCCCTTAAAGTCTTCTAGCAGTCCAACTTTCATAATAGCATATATGTGAATGAAAATAAATATTTTTCCAAGTTCAGAATTCACACTTAATTTATTAACCGGAATTTCTTTGATATATAATAAAAATATCGATTATAAATAAAATATTACTTATAAAGGTCTTGAATAGCCTTTGAGACATCTACAATAGATAATATACCTACAATATTCCCTTCTGAATCTTTAACCGGCAAATGTCTAATTTTATTTTTAGTCATTATGCTTACTGCATCTACTATGTCTGTATTAAGATCCACTACTATTAAATTGCCCATAGTAGCAGCAACTCTAACTTCGTCTGACGGAGAAAAACCTGAAGCTATAGCTTTTACAGCATCTCTATCAGTAAATATTCCCTTAGGCACTCCATTTTCTGTAACTAAAACAGAGCCTATACCTCTTTCTAGCATTAATTTGCAAACTTCTTGCAGGCTAGTGTTTGCTTCCACTTGAAAAACTGGAGTATTCATATAGTCTTTTACAGTTCTCATAAGAGAATATTCTTCATTGTTCCCAATAAGCTTTTAGGTTAACGTTTTTAGGCTCTCCTCCATTCTTTATTAAATCTTCAATTACTTGCCTATAATAATCTTCAGTTTGAACTCCTCTAATTAACCATTTGTCATTAATTAAAACTGCCGGTACTCCATGTATCCCCATTGCATGTGCCTCTTCTTCGTCTTGTATTACCGCTAATTTTGCCTTCTTTGACTTGAAGTCTTCTTTAAACCTTTCAACGTCTAGCCCAACTTCTTTAGCAATTTCTATTAGTACATCATCTGAAGTTATATCTTCTCCTTCAAAGAATAATTTTTCTTGAGCTCTCTTATAATATTCCCAGTGACCTTCGTCCCCTTTTTGAAACTCTGCTGCCTTGCATGCCATCTGAGGTGGAAGAGACCAAACATAACCTATTTTACCTTTATTTATTACTTTTTCAGGATCATAATCTGGAATATATTTTTTTAGTATAGAAAATTCGTTTTTAAATAACTCTCTAACCTCTTCTATTGTTGGAGCAATGTCTTTTAGGTCTTCAAGGGAAGATATCATCATAAAAGATTTATGCCTAACAATAACTTGATCTTTATAGTCCTTCACTACGTTCATTAATCTCCTAGTCGCAATAAAGCAGTAAGGGCATAGCACGTCATGGAAGAATTTTATCTCTATCATTTTATGTAAGATTAAAAATAGTAGTTTTTAACATTACCTTAAACATTAACGGCAATTATTGGTTCTCATTAAAATCTTTGAAATTAAGCTTTTTCAGCTAGATTATAATAATAAAAGATGAAAGATTAGAAGAGGTGAAAGATTGTGTTTGTTAAAGATGTCATGTCTCCTGATGTAATAAAAGTAACTAAAGATACAAAAATATACGATGCATTAAATATAATGATTAGAAATAATATAAGAAGACTTGTGGTCGAATCTAATGGAATAGTTACTATAAGAGATATTGTATATAATTGGGAAAAAATTGACGATACTGTAGATAAAATTATGACTTCTGATTTACAATTTATAGATAAAAATTCTGATTTAAAAGAAGCTTGTAGAATAGTAACTGCAAAAGGAATAGGATCTTTAGTAGTAGGCAACGGAGATAACATAGAAGGAATAATAACTGAAAGAGATTTAATAAGATATTGTAAGGCAGACATAAACTCGTTCGTGCAAGATATTATGAACAAAAATCCACTAATAATTTCAACAGATACTACATTGGCAGAAGTAGTAGAATTTATGAAACAAAAATATGTTAGGCATGCTATAGTTGCTTGCAATAATTTACCCTGCGGAGTTATATCAACTAAAGATATAGGAAAGGCTCTTTTAGCAAAGAAAGATTTAACAAAGACAGAAGTTTCTGGATTCATGTCTAATAATGTTTTTAAAGTGTATCCAGACGATAAAATTGAGACCGCAAGAATACTAATGGCTGAAAAGAACATAGGTTTCTTACCAGTAACTAGTCCAAAGGAAATATTAGGTAGCCTTAGTGAGAGAGAAATTCTTGCAGTCTTATCTATTTAATTTTTTACTAATCTATGAAAGAAGAAGAAAAGCTTATAAGTGAAAAAATACATCATTATGGAATAAGTGAGAAGAAAATGGAAGACTACAGAAAAATCTTTGAGGGTCTTGCATATACGATAATTGAAGACGATGAAGCATCAATAGTATTACTAGAAGGAAAACCAATAGCTGCATCTTGCATAGAACATGGAAATCACGATCTATTAGACCTAAATTGCCCACATGTAGAAAAGCTATTGAAAAAAGTTTTTTCTTAAATGCCCGCCACAACAGCTATTTCTATTAGAACGTCTTTAGGTAATTTTGATACTTCTACTGTAACTCTTGCAGGAGGATTATCTTTAAAATACATGGAGTATACTTCGTTAAAACCTTGAAAATCGTTCATGTTTTTTAGATAAACGAAGCTCATTAAAACCTTATCTAACCCTGAACCGGCTGCTTCTAATATCGCTTTAATATTTTCTAAAACTTGAGCAGTCTGCTCTTTTATTCCGCCATTAACAACATTATTTGACTTAGGATCTAATGGAATTTGCCCCGATATAAATATTAGATTACCCATTTTTACTGCTTGAGAATATGGACCTATAGGCCTTGGAGCTTTTTCAGTATAGATTATTTCTTTCATCGACTATGATATCAATGTATACTAATTATTTTTAACGCATTCTTGGATATAACATCGATTAAGTGCACGTTCTTAAAGGGCAAATAAGGATAACCGCTACCATAAATCAGTCTATCCGTAGGTATTTTATTTAAGAAGCTCTCTGGAACACCAGAGGTCTCAAAAAACACGTTATCATATTTAAGCAAATTATAGAGCCTTTCTTCCATTGGATAATAAGAGCCTAATACTACAAAAGTTAAATGGGTAAATTCTTGTATTTTTTGAGTTAGATCTTGCATAGTCTTTATAAATATTGGCATTTTATGATCCTCGGCGAATTCTAGAACCTTGTCAATATCTTGGATTTTGTATCCATGTTTCTCTGGCGTTAATACTATGCCTACTATTCCTTTCTCGTACTGTCTACCTAATTCTACTTCTAAAGGAACTCTACACTTTGGATTATATATACCAAGTAAGCGATATTTCTCTCTATGTTCATTTTTATTCGTTAGCCAAAGATATTGTTGATAGAATCCGTCCACACAGCACTGACAAGAGTATTTATATGCAGGATTTAGTAAAATAATGTCAAAATATTCTGAAATTTCCTTTGCATTAACCCATTTAATTCCTAGATGCTGATGAACGTCTATTCTCACAATTAGATTAATACTTCTTCTGGAATATTATATTCTGTCATGGCTATGTCCTTCAAGTCTCTGGCAATTTCTTCCATGGTTATTTCGCCTCTTAAGCCTCTCATTATAATATCTTTAAACTCTTCCGGAACATAATCCATTCTAGGATCTACTGAGTAAAAGTCCTTTAATGCTTGTTCCCTCTTTGAAGGATTTGTTACTGCCTCTTCCAATTCTCTTTCTAGCCATTCAGGAAATGGGAAATTGTTAGTCAAGGAAGCATATAATGAGACCGTGAAAGAGTAAATATCCATCTCTGTTGAAGCTCTTTGCCCAAACCTCTGCAATGGATGAGCGTAATAAGGAGTATAATGAATTACTGGAGTTCCTATCTTTACGGCACTGCCTAAGTCAGAAAGCTTTGGAATTACACGCTCTTTTTCTAATGCCTCTAGTGCCTCTTCTCCGTAATTAGGTAAAGGGTTAGTAAATAATATATTAGAAGGTTTAATGTCACAATGGATATATCCTTCTTTATGAATGGTTATTATTGCATTAGCTAATTTAGAGAATATTACTGAAACTACTTGAGGCCAGATAACTGAGTGCCTTAAAGTTGAATATTCGTCCTTTGCTAGCACATCTCTTAAGTCTCCACCACCCATGTACTCCATTACAATAGCGGGGGGAGAACTGTAATAATCCACCCAATTTTCGTCAATGAAATTAGCTAAAATTCTTACAAGGTATTTTGAATTCTTTGAGATTTCCTGCATTTTAGCTACTTCATTTAACATTTCATCAAAGTTGTATTCTTTCTTCATTATTTTCATAGCATACTTTTTACCTAGTCTTTCAACCAATAACACATAACCCATTCCTCCTGTTCCTAGCACTTGTTTTACCTCATATCCATATATTACGTAGCCTATCCACTGTTCTGGGTAAAAATCTTTAGGAGAGTAAAGGACTCCCGGCTTAACCTTTTCACAGGCTTCTACTATACCTTCTTTACATGCATAAAGGAAGTCTTTTTCTGCCTCACTCTTTGCGTTTAAGCTTTCTAAGGCTAATCCTCTTAAGAACGCGGAACCCGCAGTTCTACGTACTTTTTCTGCTTCCTCAATTATTTTTAGTGCATCCATAAACTTACCAGATTTTATATAAGCGTTTGCTAACATCAGTAAGTTATGATAAGACCTACTTCTCTTCACAGCCTCCTCAAAGAATTTTACAGCTTCCT comes from the Acidianus infernus genome and includes:
- a CDS encoding RidA family protein, with product MKEIIYTEKAPRPIGPYSQAVKMGNLIFISGQIPLDPKSNNVVNGGIKEQTAQVLENIKAILEAAGSGLDKVLMSFVYLKNMNDFQGFNEVYSMYFKDNPPARVTVEVSKLPKDVLIEIAVVAGI
- a CDS encoding cyclic nucleotide-binding/CBS domain-containing protein, giving the protein MRTVKDYMNTPVFQVEANTSLQEVCKLMLERGIGSVLVTENGVPKGIFTDRDAVKAIASGFSPSDEVRVAATMGNLIVVDLNTDIVDAVSIMTKNKIRHLPVKDSEGNIVGILSIVDVSKAIQDLYK
- a CDS encoding amidohydrolase family protein, whose protein sequence is MRIDVHQHLGIKWVNAKEISEYFDIILLNPAYKYSCQCCVDGFYQQYLWLTNKNEHREKYRLLGIYNPKCRVPLEVELGRQYEKGIVGIVLTPEKHGYKIQDIDKVLEFAEDHKMPIFIKTMQDLTQKIQEFTHLTFVVLGSYYPMEERLYNLLKYDNVFFETSGVPESFLNKIPTDRLIYGSGYPYLPFKNVHLIDVISKNALKIISIH
- a CDS encoding DsbA family oxidoreductase — protein: MIEIKFFHDVLCPYCFIATRRLMNVVKDYKDQVIVRHKSFMMISSLEDLKDIAPTIEEVRELFKNEFSILKKYIPDYDPEKVINKGKIGYVWSLPPQMACKAAEFQKGDEGHWEYYKRAQEKLFFEGEDITSDDVLIEIAKEVGLDVERFKEDFKSKKAKLAVIQDEEEAHAMGIHGVPAVLINDKWLIRGVQTEDYYRQVIEDLIKNGGEPKNVNLKAYWEQ
- a CDS encoding AMP-binding protein, with protein sequence MNPIYSRMREIHEYSLMYPEKFWDAVARELFWYKLYEKVIESHHPYYYWFKGGKINITYNILDIRKNSNKIALYWESENGENISLSYKQLYNLVSSFAGALTQLGLKKGDVVTIYMPMIPEAMVAMLACARIGVIHNVVFAGFGEKALRERIEIAGSKAIITADVGYRRGKEISYLDVVENATKDLSLIKITVPRGGKVVGHSFYDLLDAKKVDAVPMDSQDPLFILFTSGTTGKPKGVVHSVGPYTVWAYYHVKWLLNFDDTSTFFSTSDIGWINGHSYSTYGTLLNNGTLLWYEGVPDYPDPQVWWRLVEEYKVTDIWTAPTAIRLLMKYGSKIDHDISSLRMIASAGEILGEEAWKWLVEITSNKVYVIETWGQTENSGFITSPGGFYIGGIYYKKGSVGYPLPGINIAIYDDNGRELPPNTKGNIVIKSSAPAFMSSLWHDDERYRKYYEKFGVYLTGDYGYMDEEGYLYILGRIDDVIKVAGHRISPAEIENIVLSNEEIADAAVVGKKDEIKGNVLVVFASLKHGFLPSEELKNKIMSEIKKNYGGIAVIDDIIFVDKLPKTRTGKIMRRVLRALINNEELGDLSTLEEREAIEDLRKRLGEKIGK
- a CDS encoding CBS domain-containing protein; its protein translation is MFVKDVMSPDVIKVTKDTKIYDALNIMIRNNIRRLVVESNGIVTIRDIVYNWEKIDDTVDKIMTSDLQFIDKNSDLKEACRIVTAKGIGSLVVGNGDNIEGIITERDLIRYCKADINSFVQDIMNKNPLIISTDTTLAEVVEFMKQKYVRHAIVACNNLPCGVISTKDIGKALLAKKDLTKTEVSGFMSNNVFKVYPDDKIETARILMAEKNIGFLPVTSPKEILGSLSEREILAVLSI